One genomic segment of Streptomyces sp. RerS4 includes these proteins:
- the lysS gene encoding lysine--tRNA ligase, translating to MAQSSTETDWVSRFADEVIAEAERRAPGKPVVVASGLSPSGPIHLGNLREVMTPHLVADEIRRRGIEVRHLISWDDYDRYRKVPAGVPGIDESWAQHIGKPLTSVPAPAGSAYPNWAEHFKAAFVEALAEMGVEYDPISQTEQYTSGAYREQVLFAMKHRGDIDAVLAQYRTKQKPGAKKPQQKPVDAAELEAAEGSGAAAEDDGSSAEGGYFPYKPYCGACGKDFTKVTSYNDETTEMTYVCTEDEFTETVKLSEFNRGKLVWKVDWPMRWAHEGVIFEPSGVDHSSPGSSFQVGGQIVHIFGGEQPIGPMYAFVGISGMAKMSSSKGGVPTPADALKIMEPQLLRWLYARRRPNQSFKIAFDQEIQRLYDEWDKLEGKVADGSVLPADAAAHARAVRVASHELPRTPRPMPYRTLASVVDITAGHDEQTLRILSDLEPEKPLASLDEVRPRLDRAENWITSQVPADQRTMVREEADTELLSSLDENGRESLRLLLEGLDSHWSLDGLTTLVYGVPKVMAGLEPDAKPTPELKVAQREFFALLYRLLVTRETGPRLPTLLLAVGADRVRKLLAA from the coding sequence GTGGCTCAGAGCAGCACCGAGACCGACTGGGTCTCCCGTTTCGCGGACGAGGTCATCGCTGAGGCGGAGCGCCGAGCACCCGGCAAACCTGTCGTCGTCGCGTCCGGACTCTCCCCTTCCGGCCCCATCCACCTGGGCAACCTCCGCGAGGTCATGACCCCGCACCTGGTCGCGGACGAGATCCGCCGCCGGGGCATCGAGGTCCGCCACCTCATCTCCTGGGACGACTACGACCGCTACCGGAAGGTGCCGGCCGGCGTCCCCGGCATCGACGAGTCCTGGGCGCAGCACATCGGCAAGCCGCTGACCTCCGTACCGGCCCCGGCCGGCTCCGCGTACCCGAACTGGGCCGAGCACTTCAAGGCCGCCTTCGTCGAGGCGCTGGCCGAGATGGGCGTCGAGTACGACCCGATCAGCCAGACCGAGCAGTACACCTCCGGCGCCTACCGCGAGCAGGTGCTGTTCGCGATGAAGCACCGCGGCGACATCGACGCCGTCCTCGCCCAGTACCGCACCAAGCAGAAGCCGGGCGCCAAGAAGCCCCAGCAGAAGCCGGTCGACGCGGCCGAGCTGGAGGCCGCCGAGGGCTCCGGCGCCGCCGCCGAGGACGACGGCAGCAGCGCCGAGGGCGGCTACTTCCCGTACAAGCCGTACTGCGGCGCGTGCGGCAAGGACTTCACCAAGGTGACCTCGTACAACGACGAGACCACCGAGATGACCTACGTCTGCACCGAGGACGAGTTCACCGAGACGGTCAAGCTGTCCGAGTTCAACCGCGGCAAGCTGGTCTGGAAGGTCGACTGGCCCATGCGCTGGGCCCACGAGGGCGTGATCTTCGAGCCCTCGGGCGTGGACCACTCCTCGCCCGGCTCGTCGTTCCAGGTCGGCGGGCAGATCGTGCACATCTTCGGCGGCGAGCAGCCGATCGGCCCGATGTACGCCTTCGTCGGCATCAGCGGCATGGCCAAGATGTCGTCCAGCAAGGGCGGCGTGCCCACCCCGGCCGACGCCCTGAAGATCATGGAGCCGCAGCTGCTGCGCTGGCTGTACGCGCGCCGCCGCCCCAACCAGTCGTTCAAGATCGCCTTCGACCAGGAGATCCAGCGACTCTACGACGAGTGGGACAAGCTGGAGGGCAAGGTCGCCGACGGCTCCGTGCTGCCGGCCGACGCCGCCGCGCACGCCCGCGCCGTCCGCGTCGCCTCCCACGAACTGCCCCGCACCCCGCGCCCGATGCCGTACCGCACCCTCGCGTCGGTCGTCGACATCACCGCCGGGCACGACGAGCAGACCCTGCGCATCCTCAGCGACCTGGAGCCGGAGAAGCCGCTGGCCTCCCTGGACGAGGTCCGCCCGCGCCTGGACCGCGCCGAGAACTGGATCACCAGCCAGGTCCCGGCCGACCAGCGCACCATGGTCCGCGAGGAAGCCGACACGGAGCTGCTGTCCTCGCTCGACGAGAACGGCCGCGAGTCGCTGCGGCTGCTCCTGGAGGGCCTCGACTCCCACTGGTCGCTCGACGGGCTCACCACCCTCGTCTACGGCGTGCCGAAGGTCATGGCCGGCCTGGAGCCCGACGCCAAGCCGACGCCGGAGCTGAAGGTCGCGCAGCGCGAGTTCTTCGCCCTGCTGTACCGCCTGCTGGTGACGCGGGAGACCGGCCCGCGTCTGCCCACGCTGCTGCTGGCCGTGGGCGCGGACCGCGTGCGCAAGCTGCTGGCCGCGTAG
- the argS gene encoding arginine--tRNA ligase has product MASVPSLASSVEQRVADALASALPEAGASDPLLRRSDRADFQANGILALAKKAKANPRELATTVVEGIPTGEGDLIKEIEVSGPGFLNITVSDRAIIETLAARAADDRLGVPLSPTAGTTVIDYAQPNVAKEMHVGHLRSAVIGAAMVEILEFTGEKVVRRHHIGDWGTQFGMLIQYLLEHPHELDHKSEEEVSGEEAMSNLNRLYKASRALFDSDEEFKTRARARVVDLQAGEPETLALWQRFVDESKIYFYSVFNKLDMDIQDPDVVGESGYNDMLVETCKLLEESGVAVRSNGALCVFFDEYKGPDGNPTPLIVQKSDGGFGYAATDLSAIRDRVDTLKADTLIYVVDARQSLHFKMVFETARRAGWLNDEVKAVQLAFGTVLGKDGKPFKTREGETVRLVDLLDEAVDRATAVVREKAEKVGLTEEEIVENGRYVGIGAVKYADLSTSAARDYKFDLDQMVSLNGDTSVYLQYAYARIRSILRKAGERRPAAHPELELAPAERALGLHLDGFGALIAEAAAEHAPHKVAAYLYQLSSLFTTFYDQCPVIKPEPELPVGENRLFLCELTARTLTKGMSLLGIRTPEKL; this is encoded by the coding sequence ATGGCCTCGGTCCCTTCCCTCGCTTCCTCCGTCGAACAGCGCGTCGCGGACGCCCTCGCCTCCGCCCTGCCGGAGGCCGGTGCCTCCGACCCGCTGCTGCGACGAAGCGACCGGGCCGACTTCCAGGCCAACGGCATCCTGGCGCTCGCGAAGAAGGCCAAGGCCAACCCGCGCGAGCTGGCGACGACCGTGGTCGAGGGCATTCCGACCGGTGAGGGCGACCTGATCAAGGAGATCGAGGTCTCCGGCCCCGGCTTCCTGAACATCACCGTCTCCGACCGGGCGATCATCGAGACCCTCGCGGCCCGCGCCGCCGACGACCGTCTCGGCGTGCCGCTGTCCCCGACCGCCGGCACGACGGTGATCGACTACGCGCAGCCGAACGTCGCCAAGGAGATGCACGTCGGCCACCTGCGGTCCGCCGTGATCGGCGCGGCCATGGTCGAGATCCTGGAGTTCACGGGCGAGAAGGTGGTCCGGCGCCACCACATCGGCGACTGGGGCACCCAGTTCGGCATGCTCATCCAGTACCTGCTGGAGCACCCGCACGAGCTGGACCACAAGTCGGAGGAGGAGGTCTCCGGCGAGGAGGCCATGTCCAACCTGAACCGCCTCTACAAGGCCTCGCGCGCGCTCTTCGACTCCGACGAGGAGTTCAAGACGCGGGCGCGGGCGCGGGTGGTCGACCTCCAGGCCGGCGAACCGGAGACGCTCGCGCTGTGGCAGCGGTTCGTGGACGAGTCGAAGATCTACTTCTACTCCGTCTTCAACAAGCTGGACATGGACATCCAGGACCCGGACGTGGTCGGCGAGTCCGGCTACAACGACATGCTGGTCGAGACGTGCAAGCTGCTGGAGGAGTCGGGCGTCGCCGTCCGCTCCAACGGCGCGCTGTGCGTGTTCTTCGACGAGTACAAGGGCCCGGACGGCAACCCGACCCCGCTCATCGTCCAGAAGTCGGACGGCGGCTTCGGCTACGCCGCGACCGACCTCTCCGCGATCCGCGACCGCGTCGACACCCTGAAGGCGGACACGCTGATCTACGTGGTGGACGCGCGGCAGTCGCTCCACTTCAAGATGGTCTTCGAGACGGCGCGCCGCGCCGGCTGGCTGAACGACGAGGTCAAGGCCGTCCAGCTGGCCTTCGGCACGGTCCTCGGCAAGGACGGCAAGCCGTTCAAGACCCGTGAGGGCGAGACGGTCCGGCTGGTCGACCTCCTCGACGAGGCGGTGGACCGGGCGACGGCCGTGGTCCGCGAGAAGGCGGAGAAGGTCGGCCTGACGGAGGAGGAGATCGTCGAGAACGGCCGGTACGTGGGCATCGGCGCCGTGAAGTACGCGGACCTCTCCACCTCCGCCGCCCGTGACTACAAGTTCGACCTGGACCAGATGGTCTCGCTGAACGGCGACACCTCCGTCTACCTCCAGTACGCGTACGCCCGCATCCGCTCCATCCTCCGCAAGGCGGGCGAGCGCCGGCCGGCCGCGCACCCGGAGCTGGAGCTGGCCCCGGCCGAGCGCGCGCTGGGCCTGCACCTGGACGGCTTCGGCGCGCTGATCGCCGAGGCCGCCGCCGAGCACGCCCCGCACAAGGTGGCGGCGTACCTGTACCAGCTGTCGTCGCTGTTCACGACGTTCTACGACCAGTGCCCCGTCATCAAGCCGGAGCCGGAACTCCCCGTCGGCGAGAACCGCCTGTTCCTGTGCGAACTGACGGCCCGCACCCTGACGAAGGGCATGTCCCTCCTCGGCATCCGCACCCCCGAGAAGCTCTGA
- a CDS encoding VOC family protein: MNGPYKPGTPCWIDLMVPDQQAAIDFYSDLFGWQGEVGSPETGGYAVCTLKGKPVAGIMKAMNPDGTTPDPLPPTVWTTYLSTDSIDSTVKSVTDAGGTVMMGPMDVMDLGRMAVISDPTGAVVGLWQPGTFDGAGIVNEHGALIWNELTTPDLPAASAFYSSILPVSTARSETPGAEEYIEFKVDGRAVGGMLDMSKMPPGVPPHWQPYFHVDSVDDIQAAAVRAGATVLAPAFDMAVGRMAVLADPQGGAFSVITAQSPEQPA, from the coding sequence ATGAACGGCCCCTACAAGCCCGGCACCCCCTGCTGGATCGACCTGATGGTTCCCGACCAGCAGGCGGCCATCGACTTCTACTCCGACCTGTTCGGTTGGCAGGGCGAGGTGGGTTCCCCCGAGACGGGCGGGTACGCCGTCTGCACCCTCAAGGGCAAGCCGGTCGCCGGGATCATGAAGGCGATGAACCCGGACGGCACGACCCCCGACCCGCTGCCGCCGACGGTGTGGACGACGTACCTGTCCACCGACTCCATCGACTCCACCGTCAAGTCCGTCACCGACGCCGGCGGCACCGTCATGATGGGCCCGATGGACGTCATGGACCTCGGGCGGATGGCCGTGATCTCCGACCCGACCGGCGCCGTCGTCGGCCTGTGGCAGCCCGGCACCTTCGACGGCGCGGGCATCGTCAACGAACACGGCGCGCTCATCTGGAACGAGCTGACCACCCCCGACCTGCCGGCCGCCTCCGCGTTCTACTCCTCGATCCTGCCGGTCTCCACGGCCCGCTCCGAGACGCCCGGCGCCGAGGAGTACATCGAGTTCAAGGTCGACGGCCGCGCGGTGGGCGGGATGCTGGACATGAGCAAGATGCCGCCCGGGGTGCCCCCGCACTGGCAGCCGTACTTCCACGTCGACAGCGTGGACGACATCCAGGCGGCGGCCGTCCGCGCCGGCGCCACCGTCCTCGCCCCGGCCTTCGACATGGCGGTCGGGCGCATGGCCGTCCTCGCCGACCCGCAGGGCGGCGCCTTCTCGGTGATCACCGCACAGTCCCCGGAGCAGCCGGCCTGA
- a CDS encoding TetR/AcrR family transcriptional regulator, giving the protein MAKAEESGLPASLEMAWGLRERPGKGPRPTLTLPKIVDAAVALAAAEGVEAVSMGRVAKELGVSTMSLYRYVTAKEELYILMADAGVGVPPPPDPADEASDGAPGASWRELLTRWAYAQRAVLMANSWILRIPITGAPLSPNQLAWMERGLAAMAGTALKEGEKLSTIILIGGLVRNEATMAADMMDAIIKSGVSPDQVLGQYVRPLRLLTDPESHPAVTRLLESDAFTGADEPDFQFRFGLDRILDGLAVLIDGRSPGPSPAR; this is encoded by the coding sequence ATGGCGAAGGCGGAGGAGAGCGGACTCCCGGCGAGCCTGGAAATGGCCTGGGGCCTGCGTGAACGCCCCGGCAAGGGCCCCCGTCCCACGCTCACGCTCCCGAAGATCGTGGACGCGGCGGTCGCGCTCGCGGCGGCGGAGGGCGTCGAGGCCGTCTCCATGGGTCGGGTGGCCAAGGAGCTGGGCGTCTCCACGATGTCCCTCTACCGGTACGTCACGGCGAAGGAAGAGCTCTACATCCTGATGGCCGACGCGGGGGTGGGCGTGCCGCCGCCGCCCGATCCGGCGGACGAGGCGTCGGACGGGGCCCCGGGCGCGAGCTGGCGGGAGCTGCTGACGCGCTGGGCGTACGCCCAACGGGCCGTGCTGATGGCCAACTCCTGGATCCTGCGCATCCCGATCACCGGGGCGCCCCTCAGCCCGAACCAACTCGCCTGGATGGAACGCGGGCTCGCCGCGATGGCCGGCACCGCCCTCAAGGAGGGCGAGAAGCTCTCGACGATCATCCTCATCGGTGGCCTCGTGCGCAACGAGGCCACCATGGCCGCCGACATGATGGACGCCATCATCAAGTCCGGTGTATCGCCGGACCAGGTGCTGGGCCAGTACGTGCGCCCCCTGCGCCTGCTGACCGACCCGGAGTCCCACCCGGCGGTGACACGGCTGCTGGAGTCCGACGCGTTCACGGGCGCCGACGAGCCGGACTTCCAGTTCCGCTTCGGCCTGGACCGCATCCTGGACGGCCTCGCCGTGCTGATCGACGGGCGGTCACCCGGCCCGTCGCCCGCGCGCTGA
- a CDS encoding ABC transporter permease: MTTAATSTATSTSAATAALTLAGRGLRISRRQPDALITALMLPVMLMLIFVYFFGGAIDTGTTYVTYVVPGAMLLCAGFGAASTAVSVADDLRGGVIDRLRSLDIGGIPILAAHVTASVVRNLVSTTLVLAVALAIGFRPQASAAAYLAAAGLLVAYITAISWLAAALGLLARTPEAAGGFTFLMMFLPYPSSAFVPIDTMPGWLHGFAHHQPLTPVIESLRALLLDQPAGSTPWTALTWCAGILAGAVALTTVLFRHRTR; the protein is encoded by the coding sequence GTGACCACCGCCGCGACCTCCACCGCGACGTCCACCTCCGCCGCCACCGCCGCCCTCACCCTCGCCGGCCGCGGCCTGCGCATCAGCCGCCGGCAACCGGACGCGCTGATCACCGCCCTGATGCTCCCCGTCATGCTGATGCTGATCTTCGTGTACTTCTTCGGCGGAGCCATCGACACCGGCACCACCTACGTCACCTACGTCGTCCCCGGCGCCATGCTGCTCTGCGCGGGCTTCGGCGCGGCGAGCACCGCCGTCAGCGTCGCCGACGACCTGCGCGGCGGCGTCATCGACCGCCTCCGCTCCCTCGACATCGGCGGCATCCCCATCCTGGCCGCCCACGTCACGGCCTCGGTCGTACGCAACCTCGTCTCGACGACCCTCGTCCTGGCCGTCGCCCTCGCCATCGGCTTCCGCCCCCAGGCCTCGGCCGCCGCCTACCTCGCCGCCGCCGGGCTCCTCGTCGCGTACATCACGGCGATCTCCTGGCTGGCCGCCGCGCTCGGCCTGCTCGCCCGTACCCCCGAGGCCGCCGGGGGCTTCACGTTCCTGATGATGTTCCTGCCCTACCCGTCCAGCGCCTTCGTCCCCATCGACACCATGCCCGGCTGGCTCCACGGCTTCGCCCACCACCAGCCGCTGACCCCGGTGATCGAATCCCTGCGGGCCCTCCTACTGGACCAGCCCGCCGGCAGCACCCCGTGGACGGCCCTGACCTGGTGCGCGGGCATCCTGGCGGGGGCCGTGGCACTGACCACCGTCCTCTTCCGCCACCGCACGCGCTGA
- a CDS encoding DUF1876 domain-containing protein encodes MPTLAGWHVELEFTEDGHRTNAAALLRLADGSELRARGYAMRHPSDPEQLRVGEEIAGARALMDLASQLLSKAHGEIDEVTGKHSYPLTQ; translated from the coding sequence ATGCCCACTCTCGCCGGCTGGCACGTAGAGCTTGAGTTCACCGAGGACGGCCACCGCACGAACGCGGCGGCGCTGCTGCGCCTTGCCGACGGGTCCGAACTGAGGGCCCGCGGCTACGCCATGCGTCACCCCTCCGACCCGGAGCAGTTGCGGGTCGGTGAGGAGATCGCGGGCGCGCGGGCGCTGATGGACCTGGCGTCCCAGCTGCTGTCCAAGGCTCACGGGGAGATCGACGAGGTCACGGGGAAGCACTCGTACCCGCTGACCCAGTGA
- the hemB gene encoding porphobilinogen synthase, with amino-acid sequence MSAYGSFPGSRPRRLRTTPAMRRMVAEYRLHPSDLILPAFVREGITEPLAISAMPGVVQHTRDTLRKAAVEAVEAGVAGIMLFGVPADENKDARGTAGTEPDGILQVAIRDVKAEVGDELVIMSDLCLDEYTDHGHCGVLDEHGRVDNDATLERYAEMAQVQADAGVHVVGPSGMMDGQVGVIRDALDETGHEDVSILAYTAKYSSAFYGPFREAVASSLQGDRKTYQQDPANARESLRELALDLEEGADMVMVKPAGPYLDILHRVAQAVDVPVAAYQISGEYAMIEAAAEKGWIERDRAILETLLGIKRAGADTILTYWATEVAGWLRAER; translated from the coding sequence ATGAGCGCGTACGGATCCTTCCCCGGCTCGCGGCCCCGCCGGCTGCGCACCACCCCGGCCATGCGGCGGATGGTGGCGGAGTACCGGCTGCACCCCTCGGACCTGATCCTCCCGGCCTTCGTACGGGAGGGCATCACCGAGCCGCTGGCGATCTCCGCGATGCCTGGCGTCGTCCAGCACACCCGGGACACGCTGCGGAAGGCCGCCGTGGAGGCCGTCGAGGCGGGCGTGGCGGGGATCATGCTCTTCGGCGTGCCCGCCGACGAGAACAAGGACGCCCGGGGCACGGCCGGCACCGAGCCGGACGGGATCCTCCAGGTCGCGATCCGCGACGTGAAGGCGGAGGTGGGCGACGAGCTGGTCATCATGTCCGACCTGTGCCTGGACGAGTACACCGATCACGGGCACTGCGGGGTCCTCGATGAGCACGGCCGCGTCGACAACGACGCGACGCTGGAGCGGTACGCGGAGATGGCGCAGGTCCAGGCCGACGCGGGCGTCCACGTGGTGGGGCCGAGCGGCATGATGGACGGCCAGGTCGGGGTGATCCGCGACGCGCTGGACGAGACCGGGCACGAGGACGTGTCGATCCTCGCGTACACGGCGAAGTACTCGTCCGCGTTCTACGGCCCGTTCCGCGAGGCCGTCGCCTCGTCTCTCCAGGGCGACCGCAAGACCTACCAGCAGGACCCCGCGAACGCCCGCGAGTCCCTGCGCGAGCTGGCGCTCGACCTGGAGGAGGGCGCCGACATGGTCATGGTCAAGCCCGCCGGCCCGTACCTGGACATCCTCCACCGGGTCGCGCAGGCGGTGGACGTGCCGGTGGCGGCGTACCAGATCAGCGGCGAGTACGCGATGATCGAGGCCGCCGCCGAGAAGGGCTGGATCGAGCGCGACCGGGCCATCCTGGAGACGCTGCTCGGCATCAAGCGGGCGGGCGCGGACACGATCCTGACGTACTGGGCGACCGAGGTCGCCGGTTGGCTGCGCGCGGAGCGCTGA